TGCATCCAATAACTCATCCCTTGTAAACAATTCGTTTGGATGCTCCATTAGAAAATGCAACAGGGAGAACTCAGTTGGTGTGAGCTTCACTACTTCGTCAGAACTGTAAAATTTGTTGTTCCTTAAATCCATTTTGAAGTCTCCGGAAATCAGCAGATCCGTCATTTTGGATGCTGCCTCGTCAGCAACATTTATTCTCCGCATAAGCGAAAAAATTCTCACTTCCAATTCCTGCAGACTAAACGGTTTACATAAATAATCATCGGCCCCTATTACAAGGCCCTCTATTTTATCCTTCTCTTGTGTTTTGGCCGTAATCATGATGATGCCTACTTTTTGATTCACTTTCCTGATCTCCTGGCATACTGTAAATCCATCGATTCCCGGCAACATTAAGTCGAGCAAAACAAAATCGAAATTTCTATTTCGAAATAATTCCAATGCCTGTTCGCCTGATTCGGATTCCACAACATTATAGCCTTTCTTTCTCAAACTTAATGAGACAAAACTGCGAATGGATAGTTCATCTTCAACAACTAGGATGTTTGTCATATTTGCCCTCGCTTAAAACTCGTATTGTTCCAAATGAAATGCTTCAACAGGAAAATCCGGGTGTTCTTCTATCGTAGTATAATAAATCATATCTTTCGTTTCTTCTAATATTGTATGGGCATAATCGGGTGTTTCTTTATTCGCCCATTTCACTTCAAACAGCAGATCATTGTTTGCAAGTGATAAAATTTGGATGCCGTTTTCTATCGACTTAATGGTCACTTTTCCGTGCCATTTTTCCGGTATATCTATATAAAAAGTATGTTCAAGGTTGGTAGCCCGTTCTGTTACTTTTTTAGAAGTACCGTTGATTGAATAGGTGACATAGCGCACGAGATATGGGGTTTCAGTTGAATCTTCCTCTACCCACCCTTCCGGCAAATACGTTTCACCGACTTCCATTATGTCGTCTTCATTAAGATCCGTACTATATAAAGGCAGCGATTTAAACCCGAGATTGCCTTGTTCAGCACCTACTTTTATGAGTTTAGTACCGTCATAAGCAATAATTTCAGTTAGCATGGAGTTCACGCCAATTGCGCTATCAATAAATAATGCGTGATTGCCGTCATTTAGTTTTCCGCTCTTCATCTGCTGATGAAATGCATAGCTATTTAAAGAAACTGCAGATAGGGATACTAAATCTCCCAATTCATAGTGAAATAATTCGGCGTTATACGAAGCTCTTCTTTCGCCGTCCACAAGAAGAAGTTCCAATCTTTCATCAGTATTATAATCTGAAATATCAAGCCCTTCATAACTGCGTTCGACCGTCTTTTTCAAGCTTCTGTCCTGCCACACATATATCATCAGCTGTTTTTTCGTTTCAAATTCACTTTCTCCTAAACCGACTACTACTTCCATTACACCGTCTTTATCTAAGTCATGAAGGCCAAAATAATCGATTGCCTGCCCTTCTGGTTCAACCTTCGCCGTTTCCTGCCATTCATTATCTTCTTCTTGTAAAAGCATGACATGGACTTGCGATTTCTGCTGTGGATTTCTGTATAAGACAATGGCCTCTTGCTGTCCGTCACCATCCAGATCCTCGATAAAAATGGACTGATTTTTGTCGCTTTGCACAGGTGTGACGAGTTCACTGGAGGATGGCAACAATATCTTTAACTGGTGTTCCAGTTTGCTTTTCAGTTCGTCTTGCTGCTCTGGTGAAGCAATTAAATCATTTGGAGATTTTACAAGATCGCATCCCGCAAGCAATGCAATCATTAAAATTGTTATCCATCCAATGCCTTTTCTCATGTGCATAAGCACCCCTTACTTTCTCAAAACACTATAAATTGGAATAAGTTTATTATATAGCCAACTCCTATAGAAAGAGTTACAAAAAGGTTACAGTTCACTTTGCCTATGACACACTTCCCTAATTTTTAGGTAACTATCCGCCTGTAATTTACAGATCCCTCTTTAAGTCCATGATAATAAATATAAAAAAAGTCGAAAGAACCAGAGCGCTTGGTCTAATTGAATCAAATTGTTCATCAATTGTTGACGAGTAATCGTTTAAGGAGTAGCATAGCCGTTACAGTATATTGATAATGATTATCAATATCATTATTGATGTGTTGATAATTGAAGATTTATTATAGGAGGTTTCAGCCCATGTTAGATGGTTTTACACCGTGGCCTGCTGAGCGAGCTGAGTTTTATCGGGAGTCTGGTTGCTGGGTAGGTTTAACTTTTGGCCAGATGCTTGAAGATCGTGCTCGACAATTTGCTGACAATGTGGCGGTTATGGATGATAAACGATCACTTACATATGCACAGCTTAATGAGCGTGTGGACCAGTTGGCAGCCGGTCTTTTACTGCTTGGGATTCAGAAAGAGGATCGGGTCGTTGTACAGCTTCCGAATGTGGCCGGGTATGTAGAAATTGTATTTGCACTATTTAAGATTGGTGCGCTGCCTGTCTTTTCACTTCCCTCTCACCGTTCCAATGAGATTCGATACTTCTGCGAATTTGCACAAGCGAAGGCTTATATCGTAATGGATCATTTTGGTGGATTTGACTACCGAGGTCTTGCGCGAGAAGTTCAGCAAGCAGTTCATTCGCTGGAGCATGTCATCGTTCTTGGCGAGGCGCAGGAGTTTGTATCATTTGATTCATTATTCAGCACACAATCTATCGATTTTCCTGAAGTTAGAGGGAGCGAAGTAGCCTTCCTGCAGCTATCTGGCGGGAGTACAGGACTTTCCAAGCTGATTCCGAGAACGCATGACGAGTATATGTACACGATTAAGTTAAGTGTTGAACAATGCCAGGTAACCGAAGAGACGGTATTTTTGGTTGTGCTACCGGTTTCTCATAATTATCCGATGAGTTCCCCGGGGATATTAGGGGTCCTTTATGCTGGAGGTAAAATCGTTTTAAGTCCTTCGCCTAGTCCGGATGTCGCTTTCCCGCTTATTGAAAAGCACCGTGTGACAATGGTACCGCTTGTTCCATCCCTTGCCCTGCATTGGCTGGATGTGAAGCCGAATCATACGGATGATTTATCGAGCCTGGAGGTCATGCTTGTCGGCGGCTCGAAATTCAGTGCTGAAGCAGCGAAACGTGTGCGTCCGGTATTTGATTGTCAACTGCAGCAAGTATTCGGGATGGCGGAAGGTTTGGTCAATTACACTCGACTGGATGATCCTGATGAAATTGTCATTCATACGCAAGGTCGCCCGATGTCCCCATATGACGAGGTGAAAATCGTGGATGATGAAGACCAGGAATTGCCGGTTGGCGAAACAGGTCATTTGTTGACACGCGGACCTTATACGATCCAAGGATACTATAACGCGCCTGAACATAATGAAAAGGCATTCACAAAAGATGGCTTTTACCGGACAGGTGATATTGTTCGATGCACGGAAGATGGTTATTTGATCGTAGAAGGCCGGGCAAAAGATCAAATTAACCGCGGCGGGGAAAAAATTGCGGCGGAAGAAGTGGAAAATATGCTGCTTGCCCACCCAGCAGTCCATGATGCGGCAATTGTCGGGATGCCCGATTACTATATGGGTGAAAAAAGCTGTGCCTTCATTATTCTAAGGAATACGGATGTAACGAAACGCCAGCTGAAATCATTCTTGCGTGAGCGCGGACTGGCTACTTATAAAATTCCGGATGAAATTTTATTTGTAGAGAAATTCCCATTGACCCATCTAGGCAAAGTTTCGAAAAAGGATTTACGCCTTTTACTAGAACAGCAATTACAACTTTAAAATACAGAATATTAAGAAAAGAAGGTTGATAATATGACAACTCAAACTGATTTTACACTGGAACAGCTGCGCGAACTTGTTGCTCAATATGTGACAGAACCGATTGATACGATTTCGGATGAAGATTATTTACTGGATGTCGGAATCGATTCCATCACGATGATGACGATCGTTGAAGAACTCCGCCAAAAAGGCTTTGCGCTTACATTCATACAGCTTGCCGATGAGCCAACAATCTACGGGTGGCATCGTCTGATCAAACAATCGATGGCAGATTACGGAGGTTGAGTCGAATGGCTGAATTACGTTTCCCTTTAACCGAAGCTGCTGCAGGGATTTGGTATGCCCACCATTTAACGGAAAGCCCTTTATACAATACAGCCGAGTACTTACATATTCAGGCTCCGGTGGACTCCCCCCTGCTTTTACAGGCTGTCAATGCCACAATTGAAAGCGCGGTTGGACTATATATCCAATGTTCGGAGGAAGAAGGCTCACTTTTACAGACGATTCCTTCTTCGGTTCAATTTCATTCTGAACAGGTTAGTTGTTCAATGGCTGAAGCATTTCAACATATACAGGAAGATGTCGGAACATTGCTTGATTTAACAAAGGTTAACTTTGTACGCGCTATTTTATTTTCGGTGTCTGCCGAGGAACATCTCCTTTATTTGCGCATTCACCATCTTGTCAGTGATGCGTATAGTTTCCGGTTACTGTTCCAGCAAATTTCCGAGCGCTATTCGGCTTTGCTTCATCATAAATCATACACAAAGCAGTTTGGTGACTATGTTCAGATGGTAGAGCAGGAAGTGAAGTACAGAACTTCCGATAAGGCAGCGGCAGACGCTGCCTACTGGTTATCCAAAATGCAAGGAACCGAAGTCATTTCGCTCAGTAAAAAGAAGAGTGGCCGTATGGGACAAATTATTTTACATCCCTCTTCCCTTTCTGCCACTACATGGGCGAAATTAGAAACATACAGTAAGCAGCTGCACGTCAACATACAGGAAGTTGTTACCGCAGCAGTTATTGCCTACACAAAACGGATATCACAGGCAAAGGATGTGATTGTCGGCATTCCGTTGATGAACCGTTTTGGTCATAAGTCACTGTCCGTACCAAGTACACGGGTAAATGTTTTGCCTTTGCGTGCAACGTTTACGACTGAAGAAACTTTTGAACAGCTATGTATAAATGTGAAAAGCTTCATGACGGAGATGAAGCAGCATCAGTTGTACCGTCAAGAACAGCTGCGCCGTGATTTGCGGCTGACTACCGATGATCAGCTGTATGGTCCGGAAATTAATTTCATGCCTTTTTATGAAAACTATCTGTTCGGAAATGTCGAGGTAGAGCACAAGAAAGTTGTGACAGGGCCTGTTGAAGATATTTCTTTCAATTTCTATAGCACGCCAAATGGAATGCAGTTTGATCTTGTAGCCAACTCGGATCTTTATGAACAGGCAGAAGTGGAACGTCATGCCGCACGTTTCCTACAGTTGCTTGAGTTATTGGTAGATCAAGCTGACACACCACTGTTCAACTTCCCAATACTATTGCAAGAAGAAGCGGCAATGTTTGAGGCAAAACAAGGTGCTGTAAGTGAGCTGAAAAATGCTACTGTATATAAATTATTCAAAAAACAGATGGAAAATATGCCTGGTGCAACCGCTGTTCAGATGAATGATACATCTATTTCCTATGCCGAACTGGATCTGCTTGTCGGTCGGATTGCGCATCAGCTGAAAGCGCATGACATTGGGCTCGAAGACTTTGTCGGAATTTGCATGGACCGTTCGATTGAAATGGTCGCAACGATGCTTGCCTGCTTTAAGGTTGGTGCTGCCTATATTCCGATGGATCCTGCTTATCCGGCAGAACGGCTACTTTATATGATTGAGGATGCTCGTCCTAAAATTGTGCTCGTAAATGGTGAGGTTTCATTTATTGCAGAAGGAACACCGATTGTGCCGTTACACCCTTCGAAGCAAATTTACGAACCGATTGCTAATTGTATTGGACAAACAGCTTATATGATTTATACGTCTGGATCTACGGGAAATCCAAAAGGTGTCGTCGTTGAAATGCCAAGCCTGGTTAACTTTTTACAAGCGATGCAGCATCAATTTACATTATCTGAAAAGGACAATTTACTGGCGATTACAACGATTTCTTTTGATATTTCGGCATTGGAGCTTTATTTACCGCTGCTGTACGGGGCATCGATTCATCTGGCGACAAAAGAACAGGTACAGGATCCAGTTGTGATGCAGTCGCTGATCGAGCAGCAAAACATTTCCATCATGCAGGCAACACCGACTGTTTGGCAGATGATGGTACAGTACGCAAAAGATGCGCTGAAAGGACTTACTGTACTTGTCGGTGGTGAAGCACTTTCAAAAAGCCTTGCGCAGGCACTACTGGAAGCAGGAGCAACCGTTCACAATATGTATGGACCTACCGAAACAACAATCTGGTCAACTTGCACGGAAATTCGCCCGCAAGATACTCCTTCATTAGGGAATGCAATCGACCGGACAGATATTTATGTGCTCGATACCATGCTGCAGCCCGGTCCGATTGGTGTCGTTGGGGAATTGTATATTGCTGGTGACGGACTGGCGCGCTGTTATCATAATCGTCCAACCTTAACGGCAGAACGTTTTGTTGCACATCCATTTGCATCCGGAAAACGCATGTACCGGACTGGCGATCTAGTTGTGTGGCAGGAGGATGGCAGCCTTCATTATGTTAGCCGGGCCGACCACCAAGTCAAAATTCGCGGCTTCCGTATTGAATTAGGTGAAATCGAAAATGCGCTTGAAGAAATCACTTCAATTGAACAAGCCGTTGTGATAATCCGTGAAGATCAGCCCGGTCATAAACAAATCGTTGCCTATGTAGTGGGGAATGAAACAGAGGAACAATGCAGACTGCAGCTAGGAGAACGTTTGCCGGATTATATGGTACCTGCTCATTTTGTTTTCATGGAGACCTTCCCATTAACAAATAACGGAAAAGTCGACCGGAAAGAGCTGCCGCAGCCTCATGTTTCGATTATTGCAAAAGTGAAACCGACAACGCATACCGAAGAAACGATTTGTACATTCTTTGAAAATATTTTGAATCTCAAATCAGTGGGAATTGATGAAAACTTCTTCCAGCTAGGAGGGCATTCCCTGCTAGCAACCGAGCTGCTATTGGCAATACGGAAAACATTTGCTATCGATTTATCGATCTCCGTCATTTTCAATCAGCCTACTGTAAAAGAGCTGGCACAAGCAGTGGATAAAGCAAAGAAAAAGACGCTCGCTGGGATCGACAGACAGCAAGTTGAAATAATTCCTTTATCGCATGCACAGCGCAGTTTATGGTTTATCCAGCAGCTGGAGGAATCAAGTGCTTCTTATAATATTCCGCTTGTATATACATTTGATCAGCCGATTGATCTATTAAAACTGATTAAAGCCATTGGTAAAGTTGTAGAAAAACACGCCATTTTACGTACGGTTTATCCTGCAGTGGATGGGGTGCCCTATCAGAAAATCATTGAGGATACGCCGAAAGTGCTGATTGAGGAAGTAAGCCCAGAAGAGGTGCCGGCGCAAATTAATGCGTGCACTCGCTATGCGTTTGATTTAAAACAGGAACCCGGCTTCCGTGTAACGCTCATCAATTTGAACACATTGGTCGTTGTTTTCCACCATATTAGTGCGGATGGCTGGTCACTTGCAACATTCACTGA
Above is a window of Solibacillus isronensis DNA encoding:
- a CDS encoding response regulator transcription factor; its protein translation is MTNILVVEDELSIRSFVSLSLRKKGYNVVESESGEQALELFRNRNFDFVLLDLMLPGIDGFTVCQEIRKVNQKVGIIMITAKTQEKDKIEGLVIGADDYLCKPFSLQELEVRIFSLMRRINVADEAASKMTDLLISGDFKMDLRNNKFYSSDEVVKLTPTEFSLLHFLMEHPNELFTRDELLDAVWGENYVGELKVVDVNIRRIRQKIEKDPSSPMYLCTEWGRGYLWKVNK
- a CDS encoding FG-GAP repeat domain-containing protein; this encodes MRKGIGWITILMIALLAGCDLVKSPNDLIASPEQQDELKSKLEHQLKILLPSSSELVTPVQSDKNQSIFIEDLDGDGQQEAIVLYRNPQQKSQVHVMLLQEEDNEWQETAKVEPEGQAIDYFGLHDLDKDGVMEVVVGLGESEFETKKQLMIYVWQDRSLKKTVERSYEGLDISDYNTDERLELLLVDGERRASYNAELFHYELGDLVSLSAVSLNSYAFHQQMKSGKLNDGNHALFIDSAIGVNSMLTEIIAYDGTKLIKVGAEQGNLGFKSLPLYSTDLNEDDIMEVGETYLPEGWVEEDSTETPYLVRYVTYSINGTSKKVTERATNLEHTFYIDIPEKWHGKVTIKSIENGIQILSLANNDLLFEVKWANKETPDYAHTILEETKDMIYYTTIEEHPDFPVEAFHLEQYEF
- a CDS encoding (2,3-dihydroxybenzoyl)adenylate synthase, giving the protein MLDGFTPWPAERAEFYRESGCWVGLTFGQMLEDRARQFADNVAVMDDKRSLTYAQLNERVDQLAAGLLLLGIQKEDRVVVQLPNVAGYVEIVFALFKIGALPVFSLPSHRSNEIRYFCEFAQAKAYIVMDHFGGFDYRGLAREVQQAVHSLEHVIVLGEAQEFVSFDSLFSTQSIDFPEVRGSEVAFLQLSGGSTGLSKLIPRTHDEYMYTIKLSVEQCQVTEETVFLVVLPVSHNYPMSSPGILGVLYAGGKIVLSPSPSPDVAFPLIEKHRVTMVPLVPSLALHWLDVKPNHTDDLSSLEVMLVGGSKFSAEAAKRVRPVFDCQLQQVFGMAEGLVNYTRLDDPDEIVIHTQGRPMSPYDEVKIVDDEDQELPVGETGHLLTRGPYTIQGYYNAPEHNEKAFTKDGFYRTGDIVRCTEDGYLIVEGRAKDQINRGGEKIAAEEVENMLLAHPAVHDAAIVGMPDYYMGEKSCAFIILRNTDVTKRQLKSFLRERGLATYKIPDEILFVEKFPLTHLGKVSKKDLRLLLEQQLQL
- a CDS encoding phosphopantetheine-binding protein; protein product: MTTQTDFTLEQLRELVAQYVTEPIDTISDEDYLLDVGIDSITMMTIVEELRQKGFALTFIQLADEPTIYGWHRLIKQSMADYGG